A genomic region of Gemmata massiliana contains the following coding sequences:
- a CDS encoding ISAs1 family transposase: protein MSIPLLAVFADVPDPRRETKNKLHELVDILTLATCAVIAGADGWDQVAAFGRAKQTLFAPYLRLPHGVPSPDTFERVFAKLDPDAFADRFGRWMAAACESTGLVHVAIDGKSARRSTKNTFTGCLHLVEAWAVENRLILGQRSVPEGGHEITTAPDLLGALDLTGAVVTVDAAFCQKELVSQIRTQGGHYVVCVKGNQKGLRGAVAEVFARAGEDAFAGCDMGSAVEDGHEEERYVTVVEDPEGLPSGWADVGAVALVCRERVVNGKPNESTAHYYLTSLRIGAVELAGYIRNHWGIENGLHWCLDIAFREDDSRARAGHAGANLGMIRRVALSLLQRADTKGSIRTRRMKAAWDDQYLLKVLKILTTK from the coding sequence ATGAGTATTCCGCTGCTGGCGGTGTTTGCGGATGTGCCAGACCCGCGCCGCGAAACGAAGAACAAGTTGCATGAGCTGGTGGATATCCTCACGTTGGCCACGTGTGCGGTGATCGCCGGGGCCGACGGGTGGGACCAGGTGGCCGCGTTCGGTCGGGCCAAGCAAACGTTGTTCGCCCCGTACCTGCGGTTGCCCCACGGGGTTCCGAGCCCGGACACGTTCGAGCGCGTGTTCGCCAAGCTGGACCCGGACGCGTTCGCGGACCGGTTCGGGCGCTGGATGGCAGCCGCATGCGAGAGTACCGGCCTGGTGCACGTGGCGATCGATGGTAAGAGCGCCCGGCGGTCCACCAAGAACACGTTCACCGGGTGCTTGCATCTGGTCGAGGCGTGGGCCGTGGAGAACCGGTTGATCCTGGGCCAGCGGTCCGTGCCCGAGGGCGGACACGAGATCACCACGGCCCCAGATCTGTTGGGCGCCCTGGATCTGACGGGCGCGGTGGTGACCGTCGACGCGGCCTTTTGCCAGAAGGAGTTGGTGTCCCAGATCCGCACCCAGGGCGGGCATTACGTGGTGTGCGTGAAGGGGAACCAGAAGGGGTTGCGCGGCGCGGTGGCGGAGGTGTTCGCGCGGGCCGGGGAGGACGCGTTCGCCGGGTGTGACATGGGGTCCGCGGTCGAGGACGGGCACGAGGAAGAGCGGTACGTGACGGTGGTTGAAGATCCGGAAGGGCTACCGAGCGGGTGGGCCGATGTTGGGGCCGTGGCCCTGGTGTGCCGGGAGCGGGTGGTGAACGGGAAGCCGAATGAGAGCACCGCCCATTACTACCTCACCAGCTTGCGGATCGGGGCGGTCGAGCTGGCGGGGTACATCCGCAACCATTGGGGCATTGAGAACGGGCTCCATTGGTGTCTGGACATCGCGTTCCGGGAAGACGACAGCCGGGCTCGGGCCGGACACGCCGGGGCCAACCTGGGCATGATTCGCCGGGTTGCCCTGTCCCTGCTCCAGCGGGCGGACACCAAGGGCAGCATTCGTACTCGACGCATGAAGGCCGCCTGGGACGATCAATACCTGCTCAAAGTGCTTAAGATTCTGACGACTAAATGA
- a CDS encoding leucine-rich repeat domain-containing protein yields MSPLASLTNLTTLDLSNTRVMDASPIAGLTNLTNLYLRNTQVTDASPIADLNNLVYLSLSHTRVADVSVLLGLTNLTTLYLIGTEVVDISPLSRLTNLITLDLEGTQVTDVSPLASLTNLTTLDLNNTRVTDVSPLMRLSKLKILSLQNVKADRSCLPNPHIIRG; encoded by the coding sequence GTGTCACCGCTCGCCAGCTTGACCAACCTGACCACGCTCGACCTAAGCAACACACGAGTGATGGACGCGTCACCGATCGCTGGCTTGACCAACCTGACGAATTTATACCTTCGCAATACACAAGTGACGGATGCGTCACCAATCGCAGATTTAAACAACTTGGTTTACCTCTCACTGAGTCACACACGAGTGGCGGACGTATCAGTGTTGTTAGGCTTGACCAATCTTACTACCCTCTACCTGATTGGCACAGAGGTAGTGGATATATCGCCGCTCTCGCGATTGACCAACCTGATCACTCTCGACCTAGAAGGGACGCAGGTGACGGACGTGTCGCCGCTCGCGAGTTTGACCAACCTGACCACTCTCGATCTAAACAATACACGGGTGACGGATGTGTCGCCGCTCATGAGACTCTCGAAACTAAAAATACTGTCTCTTCAAAATGTGAAAGCAGATCGTTCGTGTTTACCGAATCCCCACATCATCCGAGGTTGA